A window from Deltaproteobacteria bacterium encodes these proteins:
- a CDS encoding RNA polymerase subunit sigma yields MTKRMKNASTTATQTVREKTLKLTAQEEKVVRMLHGLPAPGDHVLEQVGQEFPDTAAQLEAIERRAFEAAGPRQNPTKRKIINSLRRKGL; encoded by the coding sequence ATGACAAAAAGAATGAAGAATGCTTCCACCACAGCCACCCAAACGGTTCGTGAAAAAACGCTTAAGCTCACAGCGCAGGAAGAAAAAGTTGTTCGCATGCTTCACGGACTGCCCGCACCCGGGGATCACGTCCTAGAGCAAGTTGGTCAAGAATTTCCCGATACTGCAGCTCAGCTTGAGGCCATTGAAAGGCGTGCTTTCGAAGCAGCTGGACCACGGCAAAACCCAACCAAGCGTAAAATCATTAATAGCTTGCGACGAAAAGGCCTCTAG